A genomic region of Manihot esculenta cultivar AM560-2 chromosome 15, M.esculenta_v8, whole genome shotgun sequence contains the following coding sequences:
- the LOC110601426 gene encoding formin-like protein 5 — MVIRQQMIRVRSSYCMFLVILICASSVGSLENRKRTEDVSLSQLVDQVTGKVDEGMAELLWISCRLDLLCLKEAKKDLNFCFPEETSDMASGSNSDGRLLTKRRLWKMIKVQNPQLKHTLLDCMRKNNIMLHVSGQSGSSFQRTRYLDSILPMPTVPKRNLLQSIADVPASAPVPADGSPFLSPVPSPDLSPSPASAPSPVPTSSPVSAPPPRRPFFPQPGDRSPPLLPPFAEDGSAASASGPSVEPGSHRRNRKAIIIAVAVTAAVTFVFAALFFFCCTKICQKHSRGRRNDEKPLLGVSLTDYSTGSPRNHKSFGLVNTNNEEKADHQSINKNSSHQRKDSSLDNVMSDSLHASSDEIALSAESFSKYSNTIAQVPSPGRVDNLLPLKPPPGRAVPLPPEPPASLRPPTRKADPPPPPPPPPPCASPLPPPKASGSMGPGPPGPPPPPPMAPGAKPRPSPPPPPPPKAGPAPPQPPPPLPMGSKVPRPPTGLKHPPNAATGEGDGADGEANTSKAKLKPFFWDKVLANPDHSMVWHQIKSGSFQFNEEMIETLFGYAPADRNKTGHKKDSSSQDPTSHFIQILDTKKAQNLAILLRALNVTTEEVCDALHEGNELPVELLQTLLKMAPTADEELKLRLYTGELSELGNAERFLKALVDIPFAYKRLEALLFMCTLREDVGTTKESFETLEIACKELRNSRLFLKLLEAVLKTGNRMNDGTYRGGAQAFKLDTLLKLSDVRGKDGKTTLLHFVVQEIIRSEGAKVARAARESQTLSNISVKTDDLHGGITPDTEHDYGKLGLQVVSRLSSELENVKKAANFDSDSLTGTVAKLGFSLLGTQEFLTKDMNSLGEESKFHETLKSFVQNAEVDVMWLLEEEKRIMALVKSTGDYFHGKAGKDEGLRLFVIVRDFLIILDKVCKQVEEAQKKAERSQKKESSGAPSHSSSNQQLSPDFRPRLFPAIPEQDFETSSSDGETE; from the exons ATGGTGATTCGACAACAAATGATTCGCGTTCGTTCAAGTTATTGCATGTTCTTGGTGATTTTGATTTGTGCATCTTCGGTAGGGAGCTTGGAAAACAGAAAGAGGACAGAGGATGTGTCCCTGAGCCAACTTGTTGATCAAGTGACCGGGAAGGTTGATGAGGGCATG GCAGAGCTATTATGGATCAGTTGCAGGCTAGATTTGCTCTGTTTGAAGGAAGCTAAAAAGGATCTCAACTTCTGTTTTCCGGAGGAGACATCTGATATGGCTAGTGGAAGTAATTCAGATGGTAGGTTGCTGACAAAAAGACGTTTATGGAAAATGATTAAAGTCCAGAACCCCCAGTTAAAGCATACTCTTCTAGATTGTATGAGAAAGAACAATATTATGTTACATGTTTCTGGGCAAAGTGGCTCTAGTTTTCAGCGTACCAGGTATCTTGACTCCATACTTCCTATGCCCACTGTTCCAAAAAGAAATTTGCTCCAGAGCATTGCAGACGTACCAGCCTCTGCCCCTGTCCCTGCTGATGGATCGCCTTTTTTAAGTCCAGTGCCTTCTCCTGATCTGTCACCATCTCCAGCTTCCGCTCCATCCCCAGTTCCCACTTCATCTCCAGTTTCTGCGCCACCTCCACGAAGGCCATTTTTTCCTCAACCAGGTGACAGATCACCACCTTTGCTACCTCCATTTGCAGAAGATGGTTCTGCAGCTTCAGCTTCTGGTCCAAGTGTTGAGCCAGGTAGTCACAGACGTAACCGTAAAGCAATTATTATTGCTGTGGCTGTGACAGCGGCAGTGACTTTTGTGTTTGCAGCATTGTTCTTTTTTTGCTGTACTAAGATTTGTCAAAAACACTCTAGAGGTAGACGAAATGATGAAAAACCTCTTCTTGGCGTGAGCTTAACTGACTACTCTACTG GTTCTCCTCGCAATCACAAGTCTTTTGGTTTAGTAAATACTAATAATGAAGAGAAGGCTGATCATCAATCTATTAATAAGAACTCAAGTCATCAGAGAAAGGACTCATCTTTGGATAACGTCATGTCTGATTCTCTCCATGCCTCGTCTGATGAAATTGCATTATCTGCTGAATCATTCAGCAAATATAGTAATACAATTGCACAGGTACCTTCTCCCGGAAGGGTGGATAATTTGCTTCCTTTGAAGCCTCCTCCTGGAAGAGCAGTTCCCCTTCCTCCTGAACCACCTGCTTCTCTCAGACCGCCTACTAGAAAGGCTGATcccccacctcctcctcctcctcctccccctTGTGCATCGCCGCTGCCGCCCCCAAAAGCTTCTGGTAGCATGGGTCCTGGTCCTCCTGgaccacctcctccaccacctatGGCTCCTGGTGCCAAACCTCGTccatctccaccaccaccaccacctccaaAGGCTGGTCCAGCTCCTCCTCAGCCACCTCCACCATTGCCCATGGGTTCAAAGGTTCCTCGTCCACCTACTGGATTGAAGCATCCTCCTAATGCAGCAACAGGTGAAGGGGATGGTGCAGATGGTGAGGCCAACACTTCTAAAGCCAAGCTGAAGCCATTTTTCTGGGATAAAGTTCTAGCCAATCCTGATCATTCAATGGTTTGGCATCAGATTAAATCAGGATCATTCCA GTTCAATGAGGAGATGATAGAAACACTGTTTGGATATGCACCTGCTGACAGAAACAAAACTGGTCACAAGAAAGATTCTTCCTCCCAAGATCCTACATCTCATTTTATTCAGATCCTTGATACCAAAAAGGCGCAAAACTTAGCAATTCTTCTGAGGGCATTGAATGTTACAACAGAAGAAGTCTGTGATGCACTTCATGAAG GAAACGAGCTTCCCGTAGAACTCCTTCAGACTTTGTTGAAAATGGCACCTACTGCAGATGAAGAACTGAAGCTTAGGTTGTACACTGGTGAACTTTCTGAACTAGGGAATGCTGAACGGTTTCTGAAAGCGTTGGTTGACATTCCATTTGCTTATAAACGATTGGAAGCACTGCTTTTCATGTGTACTCTACGGGAAGATGTTGGCACTACTAAGGAATCCTTTGAGACCTTAGAG ATTGCTTGCAAGGAACTCAGAAACAGCAGATTGTTCCTCAAGCTTCTAGAAGCTGTTCTTAAAACTGGTAACCGCATGAATGATGGAACATACCGCGGCGGTGCTCAAGCATTTAAACTTGACACACTTTTGAAATTATCTGATGTGAGGGGAAAAGATGGTAAGACCACACTGTTGCACTTTGTTGTTCAGGAGATAATCCGTTCTGAAGGTGCAAAAGTTGCCCGTGCAGCAAGGGAGAGTCAAACATTATCTAACATCAGTGTGAAAACTGATGATCTCCATGGGGGTATTACCCCTGATACAGAACATGACTATGGCAAACTTGGTCTGCAGGTGGTTTCTCGTTTGAGCAGTGAACTAGAAAATGTCAAGAAAGCAGCAAATTTTGATTCTGATAGCTTAACAGGAACTGTTGCCAAACTTGGCTTTTCACTGTTAGGAACCCAAGAATTCCTGACCAAGGACATGAATAGTTTAGGAGAAGAAAGTAAGTTCCATGAAACATTAAAAAGTTTTGTGCAGAATGCTGAGGTTGACGTAATGTGGTTACTGGAGGAAGAGAAGAGAATTATGGCTCTGGTGAAGAGCACTGGTGATTACTTCCATGGCAAAGCAGGAAAGGATGAAGGCTTACGTCTGTTTGTTATTGTGCGAGACTTCCTGATCATCTTAGATAAGGTGTGCAAACAGGTGGAAGAGGCACAAAAGAAGGCAGAAAGATCACAGAAAAAAGAGTCATCAGGTGCACCATCTCACTCCTCATCCAACCAACAACTTTCTCCTGATTTTCGTCCCCGGCTATTTCCAGCAATTCCAGAGCAAGATTTTGAAACTTCTAGTTCAGATGGTGAGACTGAATAG
- the LOC110601458 gene encoding 21.7 kDa class VI heat shock protein isoform X1, with translation MTNRRRLEFHTEDQTPHKWSVSLTEEVFKIFFSQGTPILHKIFGGGSLFSPLLFGKFFDPSDAFPLWEFESDVLLSNLRSSGKTSVDWFRTDEAYVLKAELPAGAEINSVRLYAENGKIVEISGQWKQQKESKAKDWRSGHWWEHGYVRRLELPEDADCRKIEGYLNNDIFLEVRIPKKTLDCDRDDTITKKSDPL, from the exons ATGACAAATCGCAGACGCCTTGAATTTCATACAGAAGATCAAACTCCGCATAAGTGGAGTGTTTCATTAACTGAAGAAGtgttcaaaatatttttctctcagGGAACTCCAATCCTGCATAAGATATTTGGCGGAGGATCATTGTTCAGTCCATTGTTGTTTGGAAAATTTTTTGATCCTTCAGATGCCTTTCCACTGTGGGAATTTGAGTCTGATGTCTTGTTATCTAATCTTCGGAGCTCCGGCAAGACTAGTGTTGATTGGTTTCGGACGGATGAAGCTTATGTACTAAAAGCAGAACTACCAG CAGGAGCTGAGATAAACTCAGTGCGATTATATGCTGAAAATGGGAAGATTGTGGAAATTAGTGGGCAGTGGAAGCAGCAAAAAGAATCAAAAGCAAAAGATTGGAGAAGTGGGCACTGGTGGGAACATGGGTATGTTAGAAGACTTGAGCTCCCAGAAGATGCAGATTGCAGGAAAATTGAGGGATATTTGAACAATGATATATTTCTTGAAGTAAGAATCCCCAAGAAAACTTTGGATTGTGATAGAGATGACACCATAACTAAAAAATCTGATCCACTGTAA
- the LOC110602466 gene encoding probable histone H2A.1, giving the protein MAGRGKTLGSGASKKATSRSSKAGLQFPVGRIARFLKAGKYAERVGAGAPVYLAAVLEYLAAEVLELAGNAARDNKKTRIVPRHIQLAVRNDEELSKLLGDVTIANGGVMPNIHNLLLPKKTGTSGSKAADDDS; this is encoded by the exons ATGGCGGGTAGAGGCAAAACCCTAGGATCTGGCGCATCGAAGAAGGCTACCTCTAGGAGTAGCAAGGCCGGTTTGCAGTTTCCCGTCGGTCGTATAGCCAGGTTCTTGAAGGCCGGCAAGTACGCCGAGCGTGTTGGTGCTGGCGCTCCCGTCTATCTCGCTGCCGTACTCGAGTACCTCGCCGCTGAG GTTCTTGAATTAGCTGGAAATGCAGCTAGAGACAACAAGAAGACTAGAATTGTTCCACGGCACATCCAGCTAGCTGTGAGGAACGATGAGGAGCTGAGCAAGCTGTTAGGCGATGTTACTATCGCTAATGGAGGTGTGATGCCTAATATCCACAACCTCCTCCTGCCAAAGAAGACTGGTACCTCAGGCTCTAAGGCTGCCGATGATGACAGTTAA
- the LOC110601155 gene encoding uncharacterized protein LOC110601155 produces MARIGVFFVCLVLMGIDTVAGIFGTQAEHARNKMIFTNGKAERFQCRETKGDGFRLGVAATTLLAVAHIAANLHGGFMCICCMEQLEKSPNNRQLWFACLLLSWIVAAIGFPMLITGTLEISKLRESCTDLQSHFLSAGGIFCFVHALFCILLFVSASIGLGNGMPSELEFLSPFSSLGHYSINHSIY; encoded by the exons ATGGCAAGAATTGGTGTTTTTTTTGTTTGTCTGGTGCTTATGGGAATAGATACTGTTGCTGGAATTTTTGGCACTCAAGCTGAACACGCTAGAAACAAA ATGATCTTCACAAACGGGAAGGCGGAGAGGTTTCAGTGCAGAGAAACGAAAGGCGACGGGTTCAGGCTTGGGGTAGCTGCCACAACACTTTTGGCAGTAGCCCACATTGCAGCTAACCTGCATGGTGGTTTCATGTGCATATGTTGCATGGAACAGCTGGAAAAATCGCCCAATAACAGACAGTTATGGTTTGCATGTCTCCTTCTCTCATG GATTGTAGCAGCCATTGGATTCCCTATGCTTATTACAGGCACATTAGAAATTTCCAAATTAAGAGAGTCATGCACGGACTTGCAGAGTCACTTCCTGTCTGCTGGTGGAATATTTTGCTTTGTACATGCCTTATTTTGCATTCTTCTCTTTGTTTCTGCATCTATTGGCCTCGGAAATGGAATGCCAAGTGAACTTGAATTCCTCTCCCCATTTAGTAGTTTAGGACACTATTCAATTAATCACTCTATATATTAG
- the LOC110601458 gene encoding 21.7 kDa class VI heat shock protein isoform X2 — translation MTNRRRLEFHTEDQTPHKWSVSLTEEVFKIFFSQGTPILHKIFGGGSLFSPLLFGKFFDPSDAFPLWEFESDVLLSNLRSSGKTSVDWFRTDEAYVLKAELPGAEINSVRLYAENGKIVEISGQWKQQKESKAKDWRSGHWWEHGYVRRLELPEDADCRKIEGYLNNDIFLEVRIPKKTLDCDRDDTITKKSDPL, via the exons ATGACAAATCGCAGACGCCTTGAATTTCATACAGAAGATCAAACTCCGCATAAGTGGAGTGTTTCATTAACTGAAGAAGtgttcaaaatatttttctctcagGGAACTCCAATCCTGCATAAGATATTTGGCGGAGGATCATTGTTCAGTCCATTGTTGTTTGGAAAATTTTTTGATCCTTCAGATGCCTTTCCACTGTGGGAATTTGAGTCTGATGTCTTGTTATCTAATCTTCGGAGCTCCGGCAAGACTAGTGTTGATTGGTTTCGGACGGATGAAGCTTATGTACTAAAAGCAGAACTACCAG GAGCTGAGATAAACTCAGTGCGATTATATGCTGAAAATGGGAAGATTGTGGAAATTAGTGGGCAGTGGAAGCAGCAAAAAGAATCAAAAGCAAAAGATTGGAGAAGTGGGCACTGGTGGGAACATGGGTATGTTAGAAGACTTGAGCTCCCAGAAGATGCAGATTGCAGGAAAATTGAGGGATATTTGAACAATGATATATTTCTTGAAGTAAGAATCCCCAAGAAAACTTTGGATTGTGATAGAGATGACACCATAACTAAAAAATCTGATCCACTGTAA